CTAGCTGATCATGTTTTAGGTTTATTTTAATAGTTGTATCTTAGACTTTTTCACATCACAACTGAAAAGATATAGTTGCTTTGTGTAGATATGCAATGCCGATGATGGAAGCCCTGTTTCTAGTAAACAGGCTGCACTTCAACAGTTATTTGACGCTTCTATTACAAATGATCAGGCTGTATGGACTAAGGTATGCTTGATTTCATATTGAGTGTCTCTCTTCTTGTACCCATGTTGTTTGGTCGTTATTGGCTTATTGCTACTTACCTTATATACACTTTTTTGGAAATTTGTGACTACATCCTCTTGTTGCATTAGTACTAGTATTCTTAATCTGGACTTGGGGTTAACTCAACCCACAAATCAGGTTCGTAAAGTGAGGGTTATAAGCACCAAGTATCTATAGGCAATATGGGATTAAGCACACACCCTCACATCTAGCAGAAGTATCAATGTTTTGGAGTTTTTACTAATTGTTTTTGTGTAATCAATCAATTATGTATAAATAGATAAGTTCCGTTTGTATGAGAAGAGTAATGTTTCTGATTTAGTTAACAACAATGCACAATATATTTGGATTTTTTGTCACCATGTGATGGTCATTCTATGGTGTACTTTCAGTACTTCAATCAAATTTTGACCGCTGTGCTTGAGGTGCTGGATGATTTGGATTCCTCAGTCAGAGAGCTTGCTCTTTCATTGATAGTTGAAATGCTCAAAAACCAGGTCCGTACTCCGTTTTAAGCAATTTTTTAGACTGCTCATATCAgtctatttttaaataatataaaaaaaatgattgctTCTAGTTAtgaagatcatttttttttctttttacttttattcTTAACAGAAAGATGCTCTGGAGAATTCAGTTGAGATTGTAATTGAGAAGCTGCTTCATGTTACAAAAGATGTCGTTCCTAAGGTAGTCAAAGTTGTCGTATTATAGTTTGTCTTTTCTATTTCCTTTCTTTCATAGTCTCAGTTTCTTTCATCTCTTATTCAGGTTTCAAATGAAGCAGAGCATTGCCTGACCATTGTTTTATCTCTTTATGATCCATTCAGATGTTTAAGTGTATGTACTTGCTTGGTTTTTGTACTCTGTAGCCACCTTATTTCCTGTAAAATGTTTGAGAAAAGAAAGTAGGATTTCTCTTTGTTAACTTAATGCTAATGTAATGTATAAACTGTTTCAGGTTATTGTCCCTCTACTGGTTACCGAGGATGAGAAAACTCTTGTCACTTGCATTAATTGCTTAACAAAGGTAATTGTCTCTTGGACAACCTTCTTTTTATATGTGAAATAAGTGTCCAATGAACCAGTGATATATTTCAAAATGAGCGGGGGTATTACTTTGTGCCAATATGCTATACCACATGCTGGTGATACTTGTAAAACATATCCCGGAAGTGTCCtgcttttatcttatttatgttatattgtATGTTAATTGGCTACTACATTATATGAATACAactgtttaaattttttgtactAAACAATAACATAAACTAGTGAATGTTCCTTAAACTGGACTTAAGCTTCAATCTAACCAGTGAACTGTTCTATCCTGCTTCGATTAAgtttcctctctctctctctctctctctctctctctctctccccatCTGAACAATTGTTCTATTTTGCTCTCTGGTCCTTCCTCCTTCATGAGCTGTGTTTTTCCTGAAGAGAGAGACATATAGTTTTCCAAAGTCTTTTTCTAGCTAAAACTCTGTTTTCTTGTTTCATGAATGTTTTCATGTATTCTAGGCAAGCTGTATCATATCTGAGTTATGCTTTATAAATATTACTTGTGTAAACAATAACATCATATTATTCCTTTCTTCAGCTTGTGGGCAGGCTCTCTCAGGAGGAACTGATGGCTCGGTTACCCTCGTTTCTGCCTGCTCTTTTTGAAGCTTTTGGAAACCAGAGTGCAGATGTTCGCAAGGTATTTTGGGTCTTTTATCTGCAGTAATTTATGGTTCATCTcttcttacatttttttaatttgagatGATAATTTATTGTCAGTCAAAGAACATAGTGATGTAGTGTATATGTagttataaataatttattggcCAGCGAGATACCTGCTTAAACATATTTGGTACCTTAAAATAGTTATCCGTTCCAAACATTAATAAGAAATGCATTTTGGGTAAGAAGACAATGGTGTCACTAATTGAAACATCTTGGATTATTGAGCAGAACATGCTTTGATGATGTGAGCTAgtctagctttttttttttatgacttcAACACTCATGATCCAAAAATGTTTTATGATATTAAATGCTGGATCATAGATATTCAATAAGTAGAAGTGTAAAACTCAATGTTGGGAATATGAGAATGGTTAGTTAAGTTGTCATACTCacacaaaacaaaatatgattaGAAATGAAAGCATAAGGGATAAAGTTGGGGTTGGTAGCACCTATTGTCGCAAAAATGGTACAGTCTAGCTTTAGTGTGTATGGGTACATGTGAGCAAGACTCGTAGAAGTACTAGTGGTGAGGTATATTAAATGTAGAATAGTTCTTAAATGAGGCACCAGCGATGCAATTTCATcgaggaattttttaaaaataatctgACTGCTCCGCCCAGTTTAAATAAAGCCAATTTGTATACCTTCCCACCATCTCCATCTGCCACAACTGTCTCTGAAAAGTCACTGCTGGCCCAATTACCCCATCGGAAATGCATCATTGTGAGAAAgaatatatacttttaaaaatatttacgTACAAGAATGATATTGTGATAACATTATAATGGGTTGATTTAGGGGGGACAAGTAGGGATCTTGATCCCACATCTTTGCAACGTTTTGTTGGTTATATGTAATATCATATTATCATTTAATgttaaaaataagtttttggctCATGAGTGACCTGTGatcaaaacaaatttaaatgAGTGGTTAGGCCACCTCTGGGATGGGCTGCTCCAATAATGTTTTGCAAGTAGGGCCTATTTactttgtgaaaatattttctatgtCCATTTCCTAAATTTTGTGTTAGTTTTACTTGTTAACAAGGAGAAAAATACTCTTGAAGCGAACCATTGTTTTGCATTTCCAGCAACAACGAAAAttttaaaagagtaattttcatcatttctagctattatttttttcttctctgtCACAATGACTCACATTAAAAGTCTATTTTCTCCTTGTTGACAAGTAAAACTAACACATATTTaaggaaatgaaaatagaaaatgttttcacaAAGTTAACTGACCCTAACCTTGTTACCTTAGCAAGTCATTGCTTCAATACCCAATTATTTGTTTACATCTTTTGATTCTCGACTTATGAATTTACTCCTCATTAATTAATTCCCAGATCTGTCCTTCCTCTAAGCATAAACAATTAACCTTGTTACCTTAGTTATTGCTTCAATACCCTATTACTTGTTTACATTGATTCTTATAAATTTACCTCTCATTAATTAATTCCTGGATATGTCCTTCCTATAAGCATAAACTCTGTTTGTACATTATTCCATCATAATTTGCCATACCAAATGCTTTAATAGAATGGGATTATCATTCCCTTCCATTCTTAATTTGAGGGATTATTCTATGCATTCCCTCATTTGCATAAAATCATTTTAGGGAACTACTAATGCTTTCCATGTGCCGAGCCCCTTGAATTTTAGTGACGGTGATTTGATCTAAGCACCTGAACTTGCATTGCACCCGCATCCTGATATTATTTCTTAATATTTGTTTACTCTgacaaaatgatgaaaatataattgaatatGATTCTTTTTCTTCGAATGAGGATTATTAGGGTgtatttttatcattaataattGATGGTTTGTTTTTACGAAGTTCTTTGTTCCCTCTATATCTGATCTGTTTCGTTGCTCATTTTATGTAAATGGTTGATGGTTGCAGACTGTCGTTTTCTGTCTCGTGGATATTTATATAATGCTTGGGAAAGCATTCTTGCCATATTTGCAAGGCCTTAACAGCACACAGTTGAAGCTGGTCACTATTTATGCTAATCGAATCTCACAAGCCAGGACAGGCAAAGCAATTGATGCCGTTCATGATTAGCAGGTTCATGTGAACAAAGTTTGTGCTTTTTTGGCGTTATCTTCTTCATTGATGTGCATTTTGTATATTTGTGTGCAAGAGTTTTAGAAGTGGGGTTTccttttgttcttttattttttggtacaaggtTTCCCTTTGGTTCTATatatagtttttcttttcttttttcctgcCAATGTTTGTTggtttatttttgacaaaatgtttGTTGGAATTTGGAGAGTGCTGGTGGTGGAATAGAGTGCGCAAATTGTAATCTACTTtgagaaaacataaacattattGATTTGATTGTATTAAATGGTTTTCAAGAAAGCCGCATTGGTTCAGTTACTTGAATATATTTTGGATCGTTTCGAAAACATGCGAGTGAActaacaagaaaaagaaattcGTCTCCTAATGCATTACTGTCCTATTAAGAGTTGTGATCGTAACAACATTACGATTTGTTATGATGTATCTATAatatttagttttaatttattaattaattgttgatattattaattttacaCTTTAAAGTGAAACATTCATTTTAGAGGAGTTGGATCCGTCCTATGAATCAACTTACTTTAGATCGGCTTGATTTTTGAAAATACTTTTAattttagtgtaattttgtttGGACTGTTTCTTGtataaacaaatcttaaaaaaaCCAAGAAAATGAGTACATaaaatggttttttaattaagtaaaaaactaatatgatttttttctagGTTATTCTTTGATAGTTTGGAGTATTTATCCAATAATTAACTCTAATAAATCATATATGCATGTGAGGTAAAAGTTGGTTAAAAATTAGTTGTAGGTATCACATTTAAATTTAGTTATGTGACTTGTTCTTATTAGTTGTTGGGTAAATATTACTTCCTCCAACCTTAATTAtaggtaaaaaattattttttagattctttGAATAATGGATTtatctaatttataatatagTATGCGagttacattaattatttaatagaTTTAAAAAACATACTTGTGCTTATAATAAAAGATTAAGAAGTACCAAATTATCATCGACTAGGGTAGGCTTCACCTAATGATACATACTAGTAAGCaatttaagaaataaaattttctagCTTTTTGTGGAAATCTGAATACTACAAATCATGTTTCTTTGTGAGGTAGTATtagttaattgattttttttttgggtgcaaTAAAGGGGGCCCAAGTATTTAATGATTGTTTGGCTCTGTTTGAATTATGAAATATAATGAAATGGAGTGAAGCGAAATATAATGAAGTGAAATGAAATGGAGCGGAATGAAATAAATATTCCTTTCAATTGTTTGGAAATAAAAAGGAGAGGAACATAATTGAAGGTAAATGGTGATATTGGATGAAATCCATTtcattctattattattttacaaatccaaacaatgaaatatTATTATACTCCATTTTGTTCCATTTCATTCCataaatccaaacatagccttcaAGACAAGGTGAAATCTCATTAACATGCAAATGTGATTTAAAATCCTAAACTCTAACCCTAAACAAATTTAAAACTTTGCACAATTTTTCTTAAAgactaaaaattaaataagagcTAAACTTTAAAaatctctatatttttttttggtgatataaaaataagtaaCATATTTAACTCTCTCTTTAACTTTGGACCACCTACCTAGTTGCGTTCTATTCTATTGCTTAGAGCATCGTTAACCAAGATCTCACCCAATAAGAATTAATAGATACATTGGGGTTAAAAATTTGATTACTTATTAAAATGAGGTTTGCATccaagcattttttttttctctagcTTGAAATTCCATCTTGACAGTGATAAAATGAAGTGTCCGAAATTGAAACTCCGACTCTTACTTATATAATGCGATGTTGTTAATTATTAACTGAGTTAAACTTGTAgaaactattattaataaatttataaatgacTAATATGTGTATGTGAAATTATCCAAAAAAATGAATACATCCATTTGGATGCTCTTATGCTCCTCCAGCTGGTAAATACAGTTTTATACGTCGACATACCGCTGTTTATTCTCTCCATTGCATTTGCATTATAAGGTAAACACTCGATGGCTATAACGAAGATGATGAAATAAAGTCACACGTTTAATTTGGTTCACTCGTTTTTTTGTGCTAAAGAAAATGAAAGGCAAGTAGCAAAAGGAAAGGACCTCTAAAATATATACAAGAAAATATTACTGTCTACTTGTCTagcaaaaaatagaaacaatatgCCCTACAAATTTATTCAAGATAGGAATCACCCTCCATTTTTGGAAAAATATCACTCTCCCTTAGATTTTCAGATTTTCTTCAGAATCCAAAGTCACTTGCACAAATTTAAGTTGATGCTTACGTACATACATCCATACATCCAATTGGGATTTGGTGCGGTTAATGCGCGACGCAGTAATGCATCTAAACCGTCCGATTACGAACTGTGACGAATgagatttttttatgttatttttttatatttaatttgagaCGTCTGATCACAAATTGATGGTCGAAATTCGAAACTGCGTGGTTTCTCTACAACAGCCAATCCAAATTCCATCCAATTGGCCacttcattttcttttaaatcaTAATATTTCCGCCCACTTGCGAGAGTCCCATTTAAAATCAGGATTTTTTTTACTCTGTATGGCTAATCCACTGAAATTGACACAGAGAGAATCAAATTTAAGACATTGAGAGAACCACACTTAGTTGCCAACAACACTATCCATATATCAATATATATAGtccatattattataattaatatacaTAACATAACACATCATATCTAgctatatatattcatgttCATTCTTCCATTCCTACTCATTAATGATCTCATCAGAATCTGAAAAAGAGTTTACTATCTATCCAGGTTAGTGCAACGATATCTTGAAATCTACAAACATTATTTAaataatcatacattattatttatgtaacaaaaaaaaccatatatttTTGTTATCTTGAGACGaaaacaaactaattttttatatttattttgtgcaACAAGTGTAAGGAGAAGTGAAAAAGTTGTGcaatatctaaacacaaaaaccaaatatggcatcacctcaaaattttgCATCCAAGTTAACAGCACTTGTTGTAGATGACCATAAAATCTACCAAAAGGTTCATCAAAAGATGTTGAATAATTTTGGAGTGAAAAGTCATGTTGTGGAAAATGGAAAAGAAGCCGTGGACATTCATTGGCATGGCAAAAAATTTGACCTAATTCTCATGGACATGGATATGCCTATCATGAATGGCATTGAGGTATATATACTTAATTATATTACTCCCCAAgtttacatttatatttatataattgtgctttatatttcttcaacaaccaaaaaaaaatttaatgatgtTCTATATGTACACTtctagaaaaaattaattaatgaaaaaaatgaaatttctctCTAATTTCTTCGTCATGATttataaaaagatttaaaaaaatttctctctaatttttattcactaatttatattaaaaacattttttttatgaaaaaaaaaacattttctacATGTGGTCatttatgtgtttatttatgTGGGTGGTATTAGGCAACAAAGGAACTTCGTGCAATGGGAGTTTGTAGCACTATAGTTGGTGTGACGTCACGCTCTACCGAAGAAGAAATATTAAAGTTTATGGAAGCTGGACTTGATGACTATCAAGAGAAACCCTTGACCATACCAAAGCTTACTTCCATTCTTCATAAGATCATCAACTCTAATCCAATTTAAACATGT
This genomic interval from Trifolium pratense cultivar HEN17-A07 linkage group LG6, ARS_RC_1.1, whole genome shotgun sequence contains the following:
- the LOC123893157 gene encoding two-component response regulator 24, whose translation is MASPQNFASKLTALVVDDHKIYQKVHQKMLNNFGVKSHVVENGKEAVDIHWHGKKFDLILMDMDMPIMNGIEATKELRAMGVCSTIVGVTSRSTEEEILKFMEAGLDDYQEKPLTIPKLTSILHKIINSNPI